From Aspergillus chevalieri M1 DNA, chromosome 4, nearly complete sequence, a single genomic window includes:
- a CDS encoding uncharacterized protein (COG:E;~EggNog:ENOG410PM4V;~InterPro:IPR014746,IPR008146;~PFAM:PF00120;~go_function: GO:0003824 - catalytic activity [Evidence IEA];~go_function: GO:0004356 - glutamate-ammonia ligase activity [Evidence IEA];~go_process: GO:0006807 - nitrogen compound metabolic process [Evidence IEA]), which yields MPLNQDQTTIRTLQLKNPSLRFIRFQWQDYSGILRSRTVPIHHCLRLAKEKKSIEVPPTTFESILDNTLIPNHSPTGADYLFPYWDSARTSAQSIISEDPYATVICEVVRIRPASLDPQLDLCPRRALAKVMHKAMDGHGLSFLVGFEVEFEVMKVSLDGNEIIPYSTNPERLAIAGQDPCFMHVEECICELQHAGVDIEGFQPKGRGGQYQISLHPQPPLQAVDELILVHDRIKRVFTKHGYIATMCPNPVAARQQATSQRTHISITPPQAESFFLAGILKHLQALCAFSLPYDLPYKHEQLNSEIVAWGSQNWEAPIRKINTGHWDIRCVDATTNMYLTLAAFLGAGLSGIQNQEPLVWPDISTPEPSNAVKANSTAYLPSSLEDALCFLEAEADEMEEVMESKIVHRYVALKRFESLRMRQDLEDARRLHVEVF from the coding sequence ATGCCCTTGAACCAAGACCAAACAACTATTAGAACCCTCCAACTGAAAAACCCATCCCTAAGATTCATCCGCTTCCAATGGCAAGACTACTCCGGAATCCTACGAAGCCGCACAGTCCCCATCCACCACTGCCTCCGTCTagcaaaggaaaagaaatccaTTGAAGTTCCACCCACCACATTCGAATCTATACTCGACAATACGCTTATTCCCAACCATAGCCCGACGGGGGCGGACTACCTTTTTCCATACTGGGACAGCGCCCGTACCAGTGCGCAGAGCATCATCTCGGAGGATCCATATGCTACTGTGATATGTGAGGTGGTGCGAATAAGGCCCGCGAGCCTAGACCCTCAGCTCGATCTGTGTCCACGGCGGGCGCTGGCGAAGGTAATGCATAAAGCTATGGACGGCCATGGTTTGAGCTTTCTTGTGGGATTTGAGGTTGAGTTTGAGGTTATGAAAGTCTCGCTAGATGGAAACGAGATTATCCCATACAGTACTAATCCGGAACGGCTCGCCATCGCGGGACAAGACCCATGCTTCATGCATGTGGAGGAATGTATTTGTGAGCTACAGCATGCTGGTGTCGACATCGAGGGTTTTCAACCTAAAGGCCGTGGCGGCCAGTACCAAATCTCCCTCCATCCCCAGCCACCTCTACAAGCTGTCGACGAACTAATACTGGTCCACGACCGCATAAAGCGAGTCTTCACTAAACACGGGTACATAGCAACCATGTGTCCCAACCCAGTAGCAGCTCGGCAACAAGCAACAAGCCAGCGCACGCATATCTCTATCACCCCACCACAAGCAGAATCCTTCTTCCTAGCCGGCATACTCAAACACCTGCAAGCGCTCTGCGCATTCAGTTTACCATATGACCTTCCCTACAAACACGAGCAACTCAACAGCGAGATTGTTGCCTGGGGTTCACAGAACTGGGAAGCCCCTATCCGCAAAATCAATACCGGTCATTGGGATATTCGGTGTGTCGACGCAACAACTAACATGTATCTCACGCTGGCCGCCTTCCTGGGTGCTGGCCTCTCGGGAATACAGAACCAGGAACCCCTGGTTTGGCCGGATATTAGCACTCCTGAACCTTCGAATGCTGTGAAAGCGAATTCTACTGCGTATCTGCCGAGCAGTTTGGAGGATGCGTTGTGCTTCCttgaggcggaggcggatgagatggaggaggtTATGGAAAGCAAGATCGTCCACCGTTACGTAGCGCTTAAACGGTTTGAATCATTGCGCATGAGGCAGGATCTGGAGGATGCAAGGAGGTTACATGTTGAGGTGTTTTAG
- a CDS encoding AAR2 splicing factor family protein (COG:A;~EggNog:ENOG410PPQ9;~InterPro:IPR038514,IPR038516,IPR033648,IPR007946, IPR033647;~PFAM:PF05282) — protein sequence MTSIHPTPTILIPHLPPKTFVGIDLVTFTSTANFHGIRDLPPGWHFLYSGTTETLSLRSGGWFYVHDDEDSGAVATTGRTPEIFIWKWDAETETLVPLKGDSDAERQEALRFKANLGMVWQAGKLFRYRSRVTAQGVPKNQVVDEEDEEIEEEGRRDWTGLTDRLSVDVFSRIVGDPEVDADGRPRWMVTSASTAKRDTDDIPGLASAEPDGLGVDGRGRQEVEFSFLPIELRKTWREGAVGRERTEAAQDRSWALGDLIKQYTPTDSTDDSEGESQILGELQFTFLMALTLLNFSCLQQWKRLLELILTCRTAIAEREPFMCDVLRLLLLQLQRCDDLEGGFFAIDADEGGEYLRKWLVRFVRSFEEVTLIGAGSIVKGELDKLQAWVRSEYEWDLHPEGVLRRGMLQLEDGEEVEMEMADDEDEETGEYAPTVVELGGGF from the coding sequence ATGACCTCCATCCACCCAACCCCCACAATCCTAATCCCACACCTTCCCCCCAAAACCTTCGTCGGCATCGACCTCGTCACCTTCACCTCCACCGCGAACTTCCACGGCATCCGCGACCTCCCACCGGGCTGGCATTTCTTGTACTCGGGTACGACAGAGACACTATCGCTGCGGAGCGGGGGGTGGTTCTACGTCCACGACGATGAAGATAGCGGGGCAGTTGCGACGACGGGGAGAACGCCGGAGATATTTATCTGGAAATGGGACGCGGAAACAGAGACGCTCGTTCCGCTGAAGGGGGATAGCGATGCGGAACGGCAAGAGGCGCTGCGGTTTAAGGCGAATTTGGGGATGGTCTGGCAGGCGGGGAAGCTTTTTCGGTATCGGAGTCGGGTGACTGCGCAGGGTGTGCCGAAGAATCAGGTGgtggacgaggaggacgaggagattgaggaggaaggtAGACGGGATTGGACTGGTTTGACGGATAGGTTGTCGGTGGATGTTTTTTCGAGGATTGTGGGGGATCCGGAGGTCGATGCTGATGGAAGGCCGAGGTGGATGGTTACGTCTGCGAGTACGGCGAAGAGGGATACGGATGATATCCCGGGGTTGGCAAGTGCTGAGCCGGATGGGCTGGGTGTTGATGGGAGGGGGAGGCAGGAGGTTGAATTCTCATTTCTCCCAATTGAGCTGAGGAAGACGTGGAGAGAGGGCGCGGTTGGTCGCGAACGAACAGAAGCAGCGCAAGACAGATCCTGGGCGCTGGGCGATTTGATCAAACAATACACCCCCACCGATTCCACAGATGACAGCGAAGGCGAGAGCCAAATCCTCGGCGAACTACAATTCACCTTCCTCATGGCCCTAACActcctcaacttctcctGCCTGCAACAATGGAAACGCCTCCTCGAACTAATTCTAACCTGCCGCACCGCCATCGCAGAACGAGAACCGTTCATGTGCGACGTCCTCCGCCTCTTActgctccaactccaacGCTGCGACGATCTAGAAGGTGGGTTTTTTGCCATCGACGCAGACGAAGGCGGCGAGTATCTGCGTAAATGGTTAGTGAGATTTGTCAGGTCTTTCGAAGAAGTTACTCTCATTGGCGCGGGTTCTATCGTCAAGGGTGAATTGGATAAGTTGCAGGCTTGGGTGAGGAGTGAATATGAATGGGATTTACACCCAGAGGGCGTTCTGAGACGGGGGATGCTGCAGCTGGAGGATGGGGAAGaggtggagatggagatggctgatgatgaggatgaggagacgGGGGAGTATGCGCCTACAGTTGTGGAGTTGGGGGGTGGTTTCTAG
- the RPS14 gene encoding 40S ribosomal protein uS11 (COG:J;~EggNog:ENOG410PP1Z;~InterPro:IPR036967,IPR001971,IPR018102;~PFAM:PF00411;~go_component: GO:0005840 - ribosome [Evidence IEA];~go_function: GO:0003735 - structural constituent of ribosome [Evidence IEA];~go_process: GO:0006412 - translation [Evidence IEA]), which yields MPPKKTPGAAAKENVTLGPLAGDGKLVFGVARIFASFNDTFVHVTDLSGRETISRVTGGMKVKADRDESSPYAAMLAAQDVAARCKELGINALHVKIRATGGTGTKTPGPGAQSALRALARSGMRIGRIEDVTPIPSDSTRRKGGRRGRRL from the exons ATGCCTCCCAAGAAGACCCCCGGCGCTGCCGCCAAGGAGAATGTCACTCTCGGTCCTTTGGCCGGTGATG GCAAGCTCGTTTTCGGTGTTGCCCGTATCTTTGCCTCTTTCAACGACACCTTCGTCCACGTCACCGATCTGAG TGGTCGCGAAACCATCTCCCGTGTCACCGGTGGTATGAAGGTCAAGGCTGACCGTGACGAGTCCTCCCCCTACGCCGCCATGTTGGCCGCCCAGGACGTTGCTGCCCGCTGCAAGGAGCTCGGTATCAACGCCCTGCACGTCAAGATCCGTGCCACCGGTGGTACCGGCACCAAGACCCCCGGTCCCGGTGCCCAGTCCGCTCTCCGTGCCCTCGCCCGCTCCGGCATGAGAATCGGCCGTATCGAGGACGTCACCCCCATTCCTTCCGACTCTACTCGTCGCAAGGGTGGTCGCCGTGGTCGCCGTCTGTAA
- the TYR1 gene encoding prephenate dehydrogenase (NADP(+)) (COG:E;~EggNog:ENOG410PGS8;~InterPro:IPR008927,IPR003099;~go_function: GO:0004665 - prephenate dehydrogenase (NADP+) activity [Evidence IEA];~go_function: GO:0008977 - prephenate dehydrogenase (NAD+) activity [Evidence IEA];~go_process: GO:0006571 - tyrosine biosynthetic process [Evidence IEA];~go_process: GO:0055114 - oxidation-reduction process [Evidence IEA]), whose amino-acid sequence MASHWYVFPGDADVGLRLMQQQVLIQHRASDESLHFVENALSCFGSKYVYLSGEMHDRITADTQAVTHAAFLSMGTAWQANNQFPWEMSRWVGGIENVKINITLRIYSNKWHVYAGLAILNPAAKAQIRQYAESVTELYKLMIEGQRDELKRRVKAAGEYVFRAGTEGQDLLLKDEVLDRFSLSNRHREESPPNNHLSLLAIVDCWWKLGIVPYDHMICSTPLFRLWLGVTEYLFRNPELLDEALDTACDDSTFRSDDLEFTFAARAWSDCVSFGDFESYRDRFERIQSYFAPRFPEASRLGNEMMKTILEKTK is encoded by the exons ATGGCCAGCCATTGGTACGTTTTCCCAGGAGATGCTGATGTCGGTCTACGATTAATGCAACAACAGGTCCTCATCCAACACCGCGCCTCCGACGAAAGCCTGCACTTCGTCGAAAACGCCCTCTCTTGCTTCGGCTCGAAATACGTCTACCTCTCGGGCGAAATGCACGACCGCATCACCGCCGACACCCAAGCCGTCACCCACGCCGCCTTCCTAAGCATGGGCACAGCCTGGCAAGCCAACAACCAGTTCCCCTGGGAGATGTCGCGGTGGGTCGGCGGAATCGAGAACGTCAAGATCAACATCACGTTGCGCATCTACTCGAACAAATGGCACGTCTACGCTGGTCTCGCCATCCTCAATCCCGCTGCGAAAGCGCAAATCCGGCAGTATGCCGAGTCTGTGACGGAGTTGTACAAGCTGATGATTGAGGGACAGCGGGACGAGTTGAAGAGACGGGTGAAAGCGGCTGGGGAATATGTGTTCCGGGCTGGAACGGAGGGGCAGGATTTGTTGTTGAAGGATGAGGTGCTGGATCGGTTTTCGTTGTCGAATCGACACCGTGAGGAGAGTCCGCCGAATAATCATCTGAGTTTGCTCGCGATTGTGGATTGTTGGTGGAAGTTGGGGATTGTGCCGTATGATCATATGATTTGTTCGACGCCG TTATTCCGTCTCTGGCTGGGCGTGACGGAGTATCTCTTCCGCAATCCGGAACTGCTTGATGAAGCGCTGGACACGGCTTGCGATGATAGCACGTTCCGGTCGGATGATCTGGAATTCACGTTTGCTGCGCGG GCATGGTCGGACTGCGTTTCATTTGGCGATTTCGAATCATACCGAGACCGGTTCGAGCGGATCCAGTCGTACTTTGCGCCAAGATTCCCCGAGGCGTCTCGGCTGGGCaatgagatgatgaagacgataTTGGAGAAGACGAAGTAG
- a CDS encoding cytochrome and DOMON domain-containing protein (COG:S;~EggNog:ENOG410PN1X;~InterPro:IPR038697,IPR015920;~PFAM:PF16010;~SECRETED:SignalP(1-19);~TransMembrane:5 (n3-14c19/20o219-243i255-275o287-306i326-347o359-378i)): MKIPSFLATALAYVTPVLGQIISYTPSEGSGISYSVNIPQRTAVNGSGPIFFQLTAPPPIQWIALGQGARMTDGNLFIVYAGLGGNITLSTRRANDHVEPKYNSSVDAFLLDGSGFHHGNMTANIQCNNCMRLFDGRSILGPHSDWIWAMAHGEPILSSNVTHPIPQHDWHGIFTLNLTEGVGGETENPFLISSHTVIDHTFKSPQQQISDARLHKKRIAHGVITSVAFVLLFPNFALTLYILPSRWTVPAIHAPLQIFAVALALAGYAIGFSVAHDLQEGNDYHPLLGHIAVLGVAVLMPVLGIVQHLRFRKYGLKTIWGVMHRYLGRFLTALGIINGGVGFHYAIGKNPNIPPASPIAYGIICASVGMIYVSVIYWRRSKTKAKNAAVQAKEQAQAQNGSEDTLAENKTTPVQERAVEATSVSTAVSASGSGSVSTSTLNNPSATGVSGTREKPLDP; this comes from the exons ATGAAAATACCCTCCTTTTTGGCCACGGCATTGGCTTATG TAACCCCCGTCCTCGGGCAAATCATCTCCTACACTCCCTCCGAAGGCAGTGGCATCTCATACTCCGTCAACATCCCCCAACGCACTGCCGTCAATGGTTCCGGTCCCATCTTCTTCCAACTAACAGCGCCCCCTCCTATCCAATGGATAGCCCTGGGACAAGGCGCCCGCATGACCGATGGCAATTTATTCATCGTGTACGCCGGTTTAGGCGGGAATATCACTCTCTCAACCCGACGGGCCAATGATCACGTCGAGCCAAAGTACAACTCCAGCGTCGATGCATTTCTGCTCGACGGCTCGGGGTTTCATCATGGGAATATGACCGCCAACATCCAATGCAATAACTGCATGCGCTTGTTCGACGGACGGTCTATCCTCGGTCCCCATAGTGACTGGATCTGGGCCATGGCGCACGGCGAACCCATCCTGTCGTCCAACGTCACCCACCCCATCCCCCAACACGACTGGCACGGCATCTTCACATTAAACCTCACCGAAGGCGTCGGGGGAGAAACAGAAAACCCCTTCCTCATCTCCTCGCACACAGTCATTGACCACACCTTCAAATCCCCACAACAGCAAATTAGCGACGCAAGACTCCACAAGAAACGCATCGCCCACGGCGTCATCACCTCCGTCGCCttcgtcctcctcttccccaacTTCGCGCTAACACTCTACATCCTCCCCTCACGCTGGACAGTCCCCGCCATCCACGCCCCGCTGCAGATCTTCGCCGTTGCTCTAGCGCTAGCCGGGTACGCCATTGGGTTCTCCGTCGCGCACGATCTGCAAGAGGGCAACGACTACCACCCGCTCCTTGGCCACATCGCTGTCCTGGGCGTTGCAGTCCTCATGCCCGTCCTGGGTATAGTCCAGCATCTGCGCTTCCGCAAATACGGACTCAAAACGATCTGGGGCGTCATGCATCGCTATCTCGGACGCTTCCTCACAGCTCTCGGCATTATCAACGGCGGCGTGGGATTCCACTACGCCATCGGGAAGAACCCGAACATCCCCCCTGCGTCGCCGATTGCATACGGCATCATCTGCGCGTCTGTGGGGATGATCTATGTATCTGTGATCTACTGGCGACGGTCAAAGACAAAGGCCAAGAACGCCGCAGTGCAGGCGAAGGAGCAGGCACAGGCGCAGAATGGGTCTGAGGATACGCTGGCCGAGAACAAGACCACGCCCGTGCAAGAGCGCGCCGTCGAGGCGACGTCTGTGTCGACGGCGGTATCGGCGTCTGGATCGGGGTCTGTTTCGACGTCGACGTTGAATAACCCGAGTGC